The following coding sequences lie in one Allorhizobium pseudoryzae genomic window:
- the pcaF gene encoding 3-oxoadipyl-CoA thiolase yields MTDAFICDYIRTPIGRFGGSLSSVRADDLGAVPLKALMERNTSVDWEAVEDVIFGCANQAGEDNRNVARMSSLLAGLPVSVTGTTINRLCGSGMDAVITAARAIKAGEAELMIAGGVESMSRAPFVMPKAETAFSRNAEIYDTTIGWRFVNPLMRKQYGVDSMPETGDNVAIDFKISREDQDAFAVRSQAKAAEAQANGRLAKEITAVTVPQRKGDPVIVDRDEHPRATSVEALAKLKPVNRMEGATVTAGNASGVNDGAAALIIASEAAARRYGLTPIARVLGGATAGVPPRIMGIGPAPASKALLARLGMTEEQFDVIELNEAFASQGIATLRDLGIADDDARVNRNGGAIALGHPLGMSGARIAGTAALELQISGGRYSLSTMCIGVGQGIAIALERV; encoded by the coding sequence CAAGGCGCTGATGGAGCGCAACACCTCCGTCGATTGGGAAGCCGTTGAGGACGTGATCTTCGGCTGCGCTAACCAAGCCGGCGAAGACAACCGCAACGTCGCCCGCATGTCGTCGCTGCTGGCCGGCCTGCCGGTCTCCGTCACCGGCACCACCATCAACCGCCTGTGTGGTTCGGGCATGGATGCCGTCATCACCGCGGCCCGCGCGATCAAGGCCGGCGAAGCCGAACTGATGATTGCCGGTGGCGTGGAAAGCATGAGCCGCGCGCCCTTCGTCATGCCGAAGGCGGAAACCGCCTTCTCCCGCAATGCCGAGATTTACGACACCACGATCGGCTGGCGCTTCGTCAACCCGCTGATGAGGAAGCAGTACGGCGTCGATTCCATGCCTGAAACCGGCGACAACGTGGCGATCGATTTCAAGATCAGCCGCGAGGACCAGGATGCCTTTGCCGTGCGCAGCCAGGCGAAGGCCGCTGAAGCCCAGGCGAACGGCCGGCTGGCGAAGGAAATCACCGCCGTGACCGTACCTCAGCGCAAGGGCGATCCGGTGATCGTCGATCGCGACGAGCATCCGCGCGCCACCTCCGTCGAGGCGCTTGCCAAGCTGAAGCCGGTCAACCGAATGGAGGGCGCCACCGTCACCGCTGGCAATGCGTCTGGCGTCAACGACGGGGCCGCAGCTCTCATCATCGCTTCGGAAGCGGCAGCCAGGAGGTATGGCCTCACCCCCATCGCCCGCGTGCTGGGCGGTGCGACGGCGGGCGTTCCGCCGCGCATCATGGGCATTGGCCCGGCGCCGGCCTCGAAGGCGCTGCTTGCCCGTCTTGGCATGACTGAGGAGCAGTTCGACGTCATCGAGCTGAACGAAGCCTTCGCCTCCCAGGGCATTGCGACGCTGCGCGACCTTGGCATTGCCGATGACGATGCCCGCGTCAACCGCAACGGCGGCGCGATCGCGCTTGGCCATCCGCTCGGCATGTCGGGAGCCCGCATCGCCGGCACGGCAGCGCTCGAGCTCCAGATCAGCGGTGGCCGCTATTCGCTCTCGACCATGTGCATCGGCGTCGGCCAGGGCATCGCGATCGCGCTGGAACGCGTCTGA